In Chanodichthys erythropterus isolate Z2021 chromosome 20, ASM2448905v1, whole genome shotgun sequence, the genomic stretch atattttaaaggtCTGATGGGAATAAACTCAATTCATGATTCCGATTCAGAAATTGCATGGTTTCTCTAGTCACTCCCTTATATACTTGCCCACTGTCCAACCTTTTTAAGACAAATTGTAGGCATTTCAATGATATACATAATATCCCATTTAAAAAGCACATCTGTACTGCAATTAAATGGGCGTCAGCATGAGACAGATAGATTTACAGCTACTGAACAATATCTACGCGGCACCTTTCATGGATCTCTAGACAAATCTGATGGGCGATTAATGCTAAGACCCAAGGGAAACACTGAACTGAATCCAGAAAGACCTGACAAGTTTCTTACTACAAAGATGGAGCACTGCTGCCTCCTAGTGTACAACTTTATAAACAATTCAAAACATTCAACTACAATGACTTTAACCAACGTCATTCTCTTCACCTCTCTTCAGGTATGAGGATGAGATCAACAAACGCACAGAGTGTGAGAACGAGTTTGTGCTCATCAAGAAGGTTTGTGGATTGTTTTTTACACAGTTCAGTTTAGTGTTACTACTCATGAACGCTAACTTCAACTTAAATGATGATTAAATTATGATTGTTTTTTGCAGGATGTTGATGAGGCCTACATGAATAAGGTTGAGCTGGAGGCCAAACTGGAAAGCCTTACTGATGAGATCAACTTCCTCAGGCAGATCTTTGAGGAGGTAAATTACAACTAGAGTTTCCATTCAACCATACCTTTCACTTGTATTTGACAAAACACACTTAAATAACATTACTTTCTCTCGTTGTGGACTTGTAGGAGATCCGTGAGCTGCAGTCTCAGATTAAGGACACCTCAGTGGTTGTGGAGATGGACAACAGCAGGAATCTTGACATGGACGCCATCGTCGCTGAGGTCCGCGCTCAGTACGAAGACATCGCTAACCGAAGCCGGGCTGAGGCTGAGATGTGGTACAAGAGCAAGGTATGTTATCTTTTGGGATATCATCCAAACTGTAAAGTCTTGTTCTAGTTTATATTAAAGTACATTAAATGTATCTCACATGATCATATGTTCTGTTTCTCAGTACGAGGAGATGCAGACATCTGCAACCAAATACGGTGACGACCTTAGATCAACAAAGACAGAGATCGCTGATCTTAACCGCATGATTCAGAGACTGCAGTCCGAGATCGATGCCGTGAAAGGACAGGTATGCAACTACATGAACACAAAATGTCAATTAatcattaattttgttttgtaagtAACGGATCTTAGGAGTAAAACTAAGCACAAATATTTCTCATTTCAATAGCGTGCCAATCTGGAGAACCAGATTGCAGAGGCAGAGGAACGTGGAGAGATTGCCGTGAGAGACGCCAAGGCCCGCGTTAAGGACCTGGAGGATGCCCTGCAGAGAGCCAAGCAGGACATGGCACGCCAGATTAGGGAATATCAGGACCTGATGAATGTCAAACTCGCCCTGGACATTGAAATCGCCACTTACAGAAAACTCCTTGAAGGAGAGGAGGACAGGTGAGTTCATCAAATGCATGCTTGCTGTGAGACCTAATAATCTAATTTGAGATGAAATTCAGATCTGTGCGAGATTCTCATTACGTCTTGTTTGCTCTCTTCCAACAGACTGGCAAGTGGAATCCAGTCTATCAATATCACAAAACAGAGCAGTAAGTTTGACTCTTTATCACAGAGAACTGTGTTGAAAAGCCCAGCATGGCCTTGTATCATGGGCATTTCATGCTGGCCTTTTCAGTGTTCCTTCTTCACATGACAGTTCTTATAACTATATGAAATGCAGAAGATCCTCATCTAACTTCTCCATGTTTCTATCCCGATAGCGAGCTATGGCGGTTATCCCATGGAAAGTGCAAGCAGCGGCTACAGCAGCTACTCTAGCGGTTATTCCAGTGGTTTGTCCGGTGGATACGGTGGCGGCTACAGCTCTGGTGGCGGCTACAGCTCTGGTGGTGGCTACAGCTCTGGTGGCGGCTACAGCTCTGGCAGCGGCTACGGCGAAAGTATCACTCAGACCAAGAAGAGTGTTGTGATCAAGATGATTGAGACCAAGGATGGCAAAGTTGTGTCTGAGTCCTCTGAAGTTGTTCAAGATTGAGCAAGTCCCCTACCCCAATTCTGTCCTCTAAACCTCACACCTCTTATGCATTCCTGATCTTCCCTCTTAACCATTATGACTGCGGTCCATGGCGCTAGACTGGAATGTAGTCATAAACCAGGTTGTAAAGCAATAAACCATTCACTCTGGCCAAAGAATTACAGAGGGACCAAATAATCTCACTGCTCTTGTCGTGCCTTAATCCACATCACTGAAAACACACGCCCTTAGGCCACTGCACAGCAATATTGTCTTCGAGTCTTAACTTGCACAACATGGCCACATCTGTAGGCTGGACATTCCTCGATGTGCCACTAACATGAGCTAGCCATTTAGCTGAATTGTTCAATATACTAAGTAATTGATTTTCACATTAACTATGAAGGGATATGTTTGCGTTTGTGCTAAATTACTAGAATGTTAGTGGTAGATCCATGTGGTTTGCCTATTTAGTAGAGACATTGTACTCTGGCAAATAAGAAAGAAGTTGCCCATTGTGTATCCTGTTTTCCAAGGTGCTGTTTTTGCTaccaaaaataaatgtttacctAAAACTTTGTCTcaatgtatttttgtgtgtgtgtgtgtgtgtgtgtgtgtgtgttaaataaCTAGTCACAACCTGCTAAGTCATGTCAGAACTAAGGGCTCTCATTTGGCTGCTTAGAATGGTCCAGTTAGCCCCTTCTGGCAGATGTTGTAATTACACCATCTAAGCATATTAATGATCTCAAATAACActaacatacagtaaaaactataGAAAAAAGGTTTGTGTGGtattctgaaagaaaaaaaaagattacaaAACCTTTAAGTAGCGGCATTGTATTTCTGCTGGATGACACGTCGACTCTTTCATTTTGTACACGTGTTCTTGTTTCAAAAGAAACCAAATTAATTCTCAAAGGGTTTGCGACCCCTAGAGGTTCATGATAGAACTGCAAGGTGCTCGTGAGATGTCATCTTATACAATATGTGCCATTCATTATATTGAaatgttattatatattaattgcaTTTGCAGCCAACCCCTTACTCATACATGATATTTTGACTTTGTGCTGCCTGACTCAAACAGTTAGTCACTATAATTCCAGAAAATCAGATAGGCATACATTTTGGCAGGAGAACatctgaataataaaaaaaaaaaaaataaaaaaaatttgaaaactgaattgttTAAAATGGAATCTTTCAAACAAGGAAATAAACCTTCAGAGTTTGATAAACAGTGCTGGCTTATACCAAATTACCAATGTGTAATAGCAATAACTGTATTGATTAGTGGCAAAAAATTATTCTGTATGGATAAAATATTAACTACACAAactaattttataattattactatAAGTCTACTATCTTATCATAGGTATAATGtgaattataatttattatggAATCAGTAACCTACAACTCTGTGGACATGCAAATTTCTTAATGGGTCTTCAACAGAAAAAGCTAAGTCACGTGACTTTAATTTATAAGAGAAATTAAGAAGACACAAAACTTGCACAGATATTACCCTTGCACAACCAAATGACAAACGTTCGTTTGGTATGTGGGAACAAAAAGAGTTGATTCCTTGAATAATAGCCCTATTGTCTTTGTCAACTTCATTGCTGTGCATTGTTGTGATGGCTCATTCATTCACTTAAATAATGCATATAGCACTTGAGTGTACTATCATCAAAGAGTGAATGAAATGAAGTGATGGTAATTCCACAGATGTTTGCTGAATTACCAAAACTTTCAACAGTATCGTAAAAGGGTCCATTACTAATCTTTTGTGGCCATCTGGTGTCCAAAAGGATGAATAGCACCTACCACACTTGCTGTCCTGTTACAGGCACTGCATAGTTTCATGATGTACCATGTTTGCGACATTACCATCAGGTCAGGTTCCATTCATGCACAGTTAAACAGCTGGCCAATAGGCAAAATCCAATAATGCACCTGGTTGCAGTTATTATTTGCTAAATGTAGgcttttatagtttttttttttcacttctaCAACTccatttccagaaaagttgggacattttgtaaaatgcaataaaatcaagaatctgTGATTTATTAGTTCTCTCAAACCTTTATTTAACTGTCAAAAGTGCAAAGAAAGATTGCCAAAGTTTTCACTGGCCAACTTAATTGTATTTGGAAATATAAAGAAATTTTGACTTTGATGGCTGcaacacactttaaaaaatgggacaaggcaaaataaaagtgaaaagcTTAAAGAATATCCAAGTtaaactgttttgaaacagtccaCAATAAGCAGGTGAATTGGTAATGGTGAGGGAATCGTGTTTGGGTATAAACGGAAGATCCACCAAAGGCTTGGTTTTTGCAAGCAAAGAAAGGTCATGGCTCAGCACTTTGTGACAAATTTCATTAGAGAATTGTCATACAATTAATAAATTGCATTTCCCAATGCAAGATTGCAAAGTATTTAGGTCTTTCGCCATCTATCCATTGTGAAAAGATTCATGGAATCCAGAGAAATCTCAGACAGGAAACCTCTGTTGAATGTGTGTGACCTTCAAGCCCTCAGATGGCATTGCATGAGAAACCATCATGCCACAGTGTTAAAAAAACAGCCACATGGGCTCAGGAGTACTTTGGAAAACCATTGTCCCTTAACACAGTTTGCTGCTGCATTAAGAAATGCCACTTGAATCTCTTTTACACAAGGACAAACCAATGCACCGATTCTATGTAGAGATGCCACTGAGTACTCTGGGCCCGAGCTCATCTCAGATGGTCAAAAAGACAGTGGGAATgtgctgtggtcagatgagtccCCCTTTCAGCTTGTTTATGGGAAAATGGACATTGAGTTAACTCCCAAATTGAAAGGGATCATCCAGACTTTCATCAGCAACAGCCGACGGGTGCAAGAGCAAACATCTGTCATGAGTGCAAATGACATGGGCGACTTGCACATGTGTGAAGGTGCCACTGACATGGAGGTGTATAATGGAACAGTACAGAGACATAGCGGCATCAAGCGGCatcattctatatatatatatatatatatttacaagagTCTCCTAGAAGGAATGGATGGATATTCCAGTGCAACTTGGCATTTCTGACTGGCCATTGTTGTAAACACATACAACAGCTTGCCACTTGGTGTGCAGTGTATAGGACGATGTACTAGAGTCCACGGTAGAGTTTGACGTGCAACTGTGCAATCAAAACCCATGTATACACAAGAAAACTGGTTTTTGAATAGCTGTCCACTGTAGTGACCTCTATGTTGTCAGAAGGGTTAAATTATTCAGACCAATAAGAGACTTTTAACTACAagatttacttttttattattttattattttattgtcattAAAGGCGCAGCATGTTTTTTTCGCCACTAAGGGTCGCTAACctcttcaaaacaataacaaaggcgTAGATTGATGACGCAGTCAAAGAGCGTGGAATCATGGAACTTGTTGTCATGCCGATGGATCTAATAAAGTTTATGGGGAAATAATGTTTATGGATGTTAGTGAATGcattcatgtttttaacatgactGTGGTGTGAAGCAGGGCGTGGCCGAGAATCGCGGgcgcgattgctaatgagagacagaGATCAGTGCCACACGCGAATCCCAGAGGATATAAAGGATTGAGGACATTTCATTCTACCGAACTACTCGCAAAACTGAAATACTTCTCATACAGATCAGTTTATTAGACGAATTAAAATTGTGAGGTAACGCAGCGCTGTTTCACTTGGTCTCATGTTACACTTTCAAACTGCATTTGAGTATATTGACAGTTATAATGTTTTTCTATGTATTAGTTTGTTAGCTGTATGAGACTTAACAGTAAGATAGATCAAAATTTGAATATCATACTGATGATATTCTAACATTTCATcttgttgagctatataacattgatTATGTAGCCTACATTTGCATACCTTGTCTAGTAGGCCTACGTGCAAGAGCGGCGTCTCTGTCAAGTCAAAGTTGTCGCAAAGATCTCGCCATCTCGCAAACGCCACGCCGATATTGATTTATTTCGCCTTTTGTTTCAAAGTTTGCTTGCTATAGTCCATAATGTTTGAATGAAACAACAACAGCGTGTCGCTAGACCGTACACAGCTGTCTGCTCTGTTGCCATGGTTACTGTGCAGCAGGGATAACGCAGATAttacgtcattgacaggcgacaaGTGACAAGGGAGGGACGGGCATGatttaaaattgtgaatttctctgaatttacaaattcttggaaacatttaggataatgtaagtacaccgCTGAacgaaatatataacactgtgcaagtggtttttggatattttaatataaaaatattaaatattgtgcctttaaatgtcCACAAATATTAAATTGGATTCAAGATCAGGTAAAAATCTAGACacagggtgcttctcaatatccctcctcgtttCCAGAAACCGATcaagctcagccatcttgaaggacatctctgTACCGAGAGGAACGAGGAGTGAGGAAGCTTCCCGAGGA encodes the following:
- the krt8 gene encoding keratin, type II cytoskeletal 8, with the translated sequence MSFTKKTSYSVKSSSSGSVPRSFSSMSYSGPSASRQSYSVRSSYGGANRGMGAGMGGSGFISSSSAYGLGMGMGMGMGSGAVAPIQAVTVNKSLLAPLNLEIDPNIQIVRTQEKEQIKTLNNRFASFIDKVRFLEQQNKMLETKWGLLQNQTATRSNIDAMFEAYIGNLRRQLDSLGNDKMKLEADLHNMQGLVEDFKNKYEDEINKRTECENEFVLIKKDVDEAYMNKVELEAKLESLTDEINFLRQIFEEEIRELQSQIKDTSVVVEMDNSRNLDMDAIVAEVRAQYEDIANRSRAEAEMWYKSKYEEMQTSATKYGDDLRSTKTEIADLNRMIQRLQSEIDAVKGQRANLENQIAEAEERGEIAVRDAKARVKDLEDALQRAKQDMARQIREYQDLMNVKLALDIEIATYRKLLEGEEDRLASGIQSINITKQSTSYGGYPMESASSGYSSYSSGYSSGLSGGYGGGYSSGGGYSSGGGYSSGGGYSSGSGYGESITQTKKSVVIKMIETKDGKVVSESSEVVQD